The following proteins come from a genomic window of Pleuronectes platessa chromosome 2, fPlePla1.1, whole genome shotgun sequence:
- the LOC128461274 gene encoding gamma-glutamyl hydrolase isoform X2 yields the protein MDQPLNSRPIIGVLADEASKESQATRGYSYIPACYVKFLEAAGARVVPVRLNLSEEEYTKIFNSINGFVLPGGSSDLLESPYSRAAGIMFNLALRANDASDYFPILGFCLGFEMLTVLTAKEHLLSLTDTRGVALPLDLTPMARSSRLFQSFPKDVLRSLTEENICPHFHKWSLSTESFNGNSRLQEFYKVLSTNHDGKQEFISTIEAYQYPIYGLQWHPEKTPFEWIDKPGMIHSTAAIRVSFYSGSFFVSEARKSTHRFPSQEEEERALIYNFSPIFTGNGSIFMQIYYFD from the exons ATGGACCAGCCGCTCAACAGCCGACCCATCATCG GGGTGTTGGCAGATGAAGCCAGTAAAGAGAGTCAGGCTACAAGGGGCTATTCCTACATCCCTGCTTGCTATGTGAAATTCCTGGAGGCAGCCGGGGCCAGAGTCGTACCGGTCAG ATTAAATCTCTCAGAAGAAGAATATACCAAGATATTCAACTCAATAAACGG GTTTGTGCTGCCGGGAGGATCTTCCGATCTGCTGGAGTCGCCCTACAGTCGAGCCGCCGGTATAATGTTCAACTTGGCTCTGAGG gccaACGATGCCTCAGACTACTTCCCCATCTTGGGATTTTGTCTGGGCTTCGAGATGCTGACTGTCTTAACAGCGAAGGAACACCTGCTCTCGCTCACTGACACCAGGGGTGTGGCTCTGCCGCTCGACCTCACACCAA TGGCCCGTTCCAGCCGTCTGTTTCAGAGTTTCCCCAAAGATGTGCTGAGGTCTCTGACCGAGGAAAACATCTGCCCCCACTTCCACAAGTGGAGTCTGTCCACCGAG AGCTTCAACGGGAATTCCAGGCTACAGGAGTTTTACAAGGTCCTGTCGACGAACCACGATGGGAAGCAAGAATTCATCTCCACTATCGAAG CCTACCAGTATCCAATTTATGGATTACAGTGGCATCCGGAGAAAACCCCCTTCGAGTGGATCGACAAACCGGGGATGATTCACTCCACCGCTGCAATAAGAGTCTCCTTCTACTCTGGCAGCTTCTTCGTCTCTGAAG CCAGGAAGAGCACCCATCGTTTCCCgagtcaggaggaggaagagagagcgcTCATCTACAACTTCTCTCCCATCTTCACTGGCAATGGGTCCATCTTCATGCAGATCTACTACTTTGATTGA
- the LOC128461274 gene encoding gamma-glutamyl hydrolase isoform X1 produces MNQPLNSRPIIGVLANEASKESQATRGYSYIPACYVKFLEAAGARVVPVRLNLSEEEYTKIFNSINGFVLPGGSSNLLESPYSRAAGIMFNLALRANDASDYFPILGFCLGFEMLTVLTAKEHLLSLTDTRGVALPLDLTPMARSSRLFQSFPKDVLRSLTEENICPHFHKWSLSTESFNGNSRLQEFYKVLSTNHDGKQEFISTIEAYQYPIYGLQWHPEKTPFEWIDKPGMIHSTAAIRVSFYSGSFFVSEARKSTHRFPSQEEEERALIYNFSPIFTGNGSIFMQIYYFD; encoded by the exons ATGAACCAGCCGCTCAACAGCCGACCCATCATCG GGGTGTTGGCAAATGAAGCCAGTAAAGAGAGTCAGGCTACAAGGGGCTATTCCTACATCCCTGCTTGCTATGTGAAATTCCTGGAGGCAGCCGGGGCCAGAGTCGTACCGGTCAG ATTAAATCTCTCAGAAGAAGAATATACCAAGATATTCAACTCAATAAACGG GTTTGTGCTGCCGGGAGGATCTTCCAATCTGCTGGAGTCGCCCTACAGTCGAGCCGCCGGTATAATGTTCAACTTGGCTCTGAGG gccaACGATGCCTCAGACTACTTCCCCATCTTGGGATTTTGTCTGGGCTTCGAGATGCTGACTGTCTTAACAGCGAAGGAACACCTGCTCTCGCTCACTGACACCAGGGGTGTGGCTCTGCCGCTCGACCTCACACCAA TGGCCCGTTCCAGCCGTCTGTTTCAGAGTTTCCCCAAAGATGTGCTGAGGTCTCTGACCGAGGAAAACATCTGCCCCCACTTCCACAAGTGGAGTCTGTCCACCGAG AGCTTCAACGGGAATTCCAGGCTACAGGAGTTTTACAAGGTCCTGTCGACGAACCACGATGGGAAGCAAGAATTCATCTCCACTATCGAAG CCTACCAGTATCCAATTTATGGATTACAGTGGCATCCGGAGAAAACCCCCTTCGAGTGGATCGACAAACCGGGGATGATTCACTCCACCGCTGCAATAAGAGTCTCCTTCTACTCTGGCAGCTTCTTCGTCTCTGAAG CCAGGAAGAGCACCCATCGTTTCCCgagtcaggaggaggaagagagagcgcTCATCTACAACTTCTCTCCCATCTTCACTGGCAATGGGTCCATCTTCATGCAGATCTACTACTTTGATTGA
- the LOC128461294 gene encoding gamma-glutamyl hydrolase-like, translating to MCVNCLLFSVGVLADEASKDSQATRGYSYIPACYVKYLEAAGARVVPVRLNLSEEEYTKIFNSINGFVLPGGNSNLLESPYSRAAGIMFNLALRANDASDYFPILGSCLGFEMLTVLTAKEQLLSLTDTRAVALPLDLTPMARSSRLFQSFPKDVLRSLTEENICPHFHKWSLSAESFNGNSRLQEFYKVLSTNHDGKLEFISTIEAYQYPIYGLQWHPEKTPFEWIDKPGMIHSTAAIRVSFYSGSFFVSEARKSTHRFPSQEEEERALIYNYSPIFTGNGSIFMQIYYFD from the exons ATGTGCGTTAACTGTCTCCTGTTCTCTGTAGGGGTGTTGGCAGATGAAGCCAGTAAAGACAGTCAGGCTACAAGGGGGTATTCCTACATCCCTGCTTGCTATGTGAAATACCTGGAGGCAGCCGGGGCCAGAGTCGTACCTGTCAG ATTAAATCTCTCAGAAGAAGAATATACCAAGATATTCAACTCAATAAACGG GTTTGTGCTGCCGGGAGGAAATTCCAATCTGCTGGAGTCGCCCTACAGTCGAGCCGCCGGTATAATGTTCAACTTGGCTCTGAGG gccaACGATGCCTCAGACTACTTCCCCATCTTGGGATCTTGTCTTGGCTTCGAGATGCTGACTGTCTTAACAGCGAAGGAACAACTGCTCTCGCTCACTGACACCAGGGCTGTGGCTCTGCCGCTCGACCTCACACCAA TGGCCCGTTCCAGCCGTCTGTTTCAGAGTTTCCCCAAAGATGTGCTGAGGTCTCTGACCGAGGAAAACATCTGCCCCCACTTCCACAAGTGGAGTCTGTCCGCCGAG AGCTTCAACGGGAATTCCAGGCTACAGGAGTTTTACAAGGTCCTGTCGACGAACCACGATGGGAAGCTAGAATTCATCTCCACTATCGAAG CCTACCAGTATCCAATTTATGGATTACAGTGGCATCCGGAGAAAACCCCCTTCGAGTGGATCGACAAACCGGGGATGATTCACTCCACCGCTGCAATAAGAGTCTCCTTCTACTCTGGCAGCTTCTTCGTCTCTGAAG CCAGGAAGAGCACCCATCGTTTCCCgagtcaggaggaggaagagagagcgcTCATCTACAACTACTCTCCCATCTTCACTGGCAATGGGTCCATCTTCATGCAGATCTATTACTTTGATTGA